Proteins encoded within one genomic window of Spirochaeta isovalerica:
- the rpsO gene encoding 30S ribosomal protein S15, translating to MSLSKDFKSEIVKEFGKDANDTGSAEVQIALLTKRIEDLTEHFKTHKKDHASRRGLLKMVGSRRRLLRYLKRTDLESYRSLIAKLGLRK from the coding sequence ATGTCATTATCAAAAGATTTTAAATCTGAGATCGTTAAAGAATTCGGTAAGGATGCAAACGATACAGGTTCAGCAGAAGTACAGATCGCACTTCTGACAAAGAGAATTGAAGATCTCACCGAACACTTCAAAACACATAAAAAGGATCATGCATCGAGAAGAGGTCTTCTTAAGATGGTAGGTTCCAGAAGAAGACTTCTGCGATACCTCAAGAGAACAGATCTCGAATCGTACAGATCATTGATTGCAAAACTCGGTCTCAGAAAGTAA
- the tgt gene encoding tRNA guanosine(34) transglycosylase Tgt, which yields MLEIKEKDTSCRARNALMTLPHGTVQTPAFMPVGTAGTVKAMFHQSLEDMGYELILGNTYHLYLRPGMEVIRNAGSLHKFTTWDRNYLTDSGGFQVFSLSSRRKISEEGVRFSSHIDGSYHTFTPESVVEIQETLRSDIQMVLDVCTAPGISKREAEEALKTTMSWARRAKKRWENRVEGYDGKLFSIVQGNFYKDLRKRSVEEIIELDTPGIAIGGLSVGESKDEFNEFLAYTAELLPEEKPHYVMGIGTPDYILESVEHGIDIFDCVYPTRIARNSTVFTRDGLIALKNQQFQFDDQPIDPTCQCSTCQRYSRSYLRHLFKAGEMLGPMLATEHNLFFLANFMKEIRQSISEGRFLEYKKTFTEAYYGAKI from the coding sequence ATGTTGGAAATTAAAGAAAAAGATACGAGCTGCCGGGCGAGAAATGCTCTGATGACACTTCCTCACGGAACAGTACAAACGCCGGCTTTTATGCCTGTCGGTACAGCGGGCACTGTCAAAGCCATGTTTCATCAAAGCCTTGAGGATATGGGATATGAACTGATTCTCGGCAATACATACCATTTATATTTAAGACCCGGAATGGAAGTTATACGCAATGCCGGAAGTCTCCATAAGTTTACGACCTGGGACCGGAATTATCTCACTGATTCAGGAGGATTTCAGGTATTCTCACTATCTTCCAGGAGAAAAATAAGTGAAGAAGGGGTCAGATTTTCTTCTCATATTGACGGTTCCTACCACACTTTCACACCGGAAAGCGTTGTTGAAATCCAGGAGACTCTAAGAAGTGATATACAGATGGTTCTCGATGTCTGCACAGCTCCCGGGATCAGTAAAAGAGAAGCTGAAGAAGCCCTCAAGACAACAATGTCCTGGGCGAGAAGAGCTAAAAAGAGATGGGAGAACAGGGTCGAAGGATATGATGGAAAATTGTTTTCAATAGTTCAGGGAAACTTCTACAAAGATTTACGAAAGAGAAGTGTGGAAGAAATAATTGAACTGGACACTCCCGGGATTGCAATCGGCGGCCTGTCTGTCGGAGAAAGCAAAGATGAATTCAATGAATTTCTTGCTTACACAGCAGAACTGCTCCCCGAAGAAAAACCACATTATGTAATGGGTATCGGCACTCCCGATTATATTCTGGAATCGGTAGAGCATGGAATTGATATCTTTGATTGTGTTTATCCAACAAGAATTGCCAGAAATAGTACAGTCTTTACCAGGGATGGCTTGATTGCTTTGAAAAATCAGCAGTTCCAATTCGATGATCAGCCCATTGATCCAACATGTCAGTGTTCTACCTGTCAAAGATATTCCCGTTCCTATCTCAGACATTTATTTAAAGCCGGAGAAATGCTGGGTCCTATGCTGGCTACAGAACATAATCTTTTTTTTCTTGCCAATTTTATGAAGGAAATTCGTCAAAGCATAAGTGAAGGGCGTTTTCTCGAGTATAAAAAGACTTTTACTGAAGCGTATTACGGAGCTAAAATCTGA
- the murJ gene encoding murein biosynthesis integral membrane protein MurJ, producing the protein MLEKSRRESTLSAIVVMICTLSSRLLGFVRTALISAFFGASGSADVLNAVFAIPNNLRKLMAEGALSSAFIPELSRAIVEEKEGKVAVGLSRKIIGFQLVVLIPLTLLSIVFAPVVIRIFTSFELQWKVDLSEQLFVWLINYIILISISAVLMAVLNSHSRFLIPALTPILFSVSVISSLILFHQKYGIFAMAIGVLVGGIAQLLFQLPSFFKLGYKILPSFDFKDERFLRVLKQWGPVLATSSIFTINHQIAILIATSISDGSVSALTNAIVFWQLPSGIFSASITTVLFPKMSRLAGAGDYKAMKDTVEYGIKALAVLLIPSAFLMGFLGKEIIAVAFQRGKFTSINTLDAARVLLGYCAGMFMVGVYNFTQRFYYSLRDYKTPFIAALVTVILDIALSLFLKETILTTAGLSWANTISFSVGMFILLSGISGKSGHSLNSKLIFITLLKTLVSLLPAGIFIYGSRFIIGNSWWENGSTWLNFLYLLIQGVVSLGLILVMYNLLNVEFISIIKRKGPK; encoded by the coding sequence ATGTTAGAAAAAAGCAGGCGAGAGTCTACTCTTTCTGCAATAGTAGTTATGATCTGTACTTTAAGCTCGAGGCTGCTTGGCTTTGTCCGGACAGCGCTGATCAGCGCTTTTTTCGGAGCCAGTGGATCTGCGGATGTTCTCAATGCAGTCTTCGCAATACCCAATAATCTAAGGAAATTAATGGCAGAGGGGGCTCTGTCCTCTGCGTTTATCCCCGAGCTGTCCCGAGCTATAGTTGAAGAGAAAGAGGGTAAAGTCGCAGTAGGTCTCAGTAGGAAGATAATTGGCTTTCAGCTAGTTGTTCTTATTCCGCTGACACTTCTCAGTATAGTTTTCGCTCCTGTTGTAATTAGGATTTTCACATCTTTCGAGTTGCAATGGAAAGTCGATTTATCAGAGCAATTATTTGTCTGGCTGATTAATTATATTATTCTTATAAGCATAAGCGCTGTTCTGATGGCTGTCCTGAATTCCCACAGCAGATTTCTTATACCAGCCTTAACTCCTATTCTTTTTTCGGTTTCTGTTATCTCTTCACTGATTCTGTTTCACCAGAAGTACGGAATATTCGCTATGGCGATCGGAGTTCTTGTCGGAGGCATCGCTCAGTTACTATTTCAATTGCCGTCCTTCTTTAAATTGGGATATAAGATACTTCCGTCATTTGATTTCAAGGATGAAAGATTTCTACGGGTATTGAAACAATGGGGTCCTGTCCTTGCAACGTCATCGATTTTCACGATTAATCATCAGATCGCCATTCTTATCGCTACGTCTATTTCTGACGGAAGTGTCTCAGCATTGACCAATGCGATTGTTTTCTGGCAGCTTCCTTCGGGAATCTTTTCAGCTTCCATAACCACAGTTCTCTTTCCCAAAATGAGCCGTCTCGCAGGAGCAGGCGATTATAAAGCCATGAAGGATACTGTTGAATACGGCATAAAAGCCCTTGCTGTTTTGTTGATCCCATCAGCTTTTTTAATGGGTTTCCTGGGAAAAGAAATTATAGCTGTAGCTTTTCAGAGAGGAAAATTTACCAGTATCAATACTCTTGATGCCGCCAGGGTTCTTCTTGGCTATTGCGCCGGAATGTTTATGGTCGGTGTATATAACTTCACACAGCGTTTTTATTATTCATTACGGGATTATAAAACGCCTTTCATAGCCGCCTTAGTCACTGTTATTTTGGATATCGCTTTATCTTTATTTCTCAAAGAAACAATACTGACAACAGCCGGCTTGTCCTGGGCCAATACTATATCTTTTTCGGTTGGTATGTTCATTCTCCTCAGTGGAATCTCCGGAAAAAGCGGTCATAGCCTGAATAGCAAACTCATTTTCATAACTCTATTGAAAACATTAGTTTCTTTACTTCCTGCAGGCATTTTTATATATGGAAGTCGTTTCATAATTGGCAATTCATGGTGGGAGAATGGCAGTACCTGGCTTAATTTCCTTTATTTGCTGATACAGGGAGTCGTTTCACTCGGACTGATATTAGTAATGTATAATTTACTTAATGTGGAGTTTATTTCGATAATAAAAAGAAAAGGTCCAAAATGA
- the rbfA gene encoding 30S ribosome-binding factor RbfA codes for MRTKRVGNLIRDLVSSLIMKGVVKDPRVNTLITITEVSVSSDLAYAKLYVSSFESESKMEKAVEALNHAAGFIQHNISKDLKMRVTPKLRFIADTSIRRGFELNEKIDSLDISPDEE; via the coding sequence ATGAGAACAAAAAGAGTTGGCAATCTCATAAGAGATCTTGTCAGCTCTTTGATTATGAAAGGGGTCGTCAAAGACCCCCGAGTGAACACACTGATCACTATAACGGAGGTCAGTGTCAGTTCGGATCTCGCATACGCAAAGCTGTATGTCTCTTCGTTTGAAAGTGAATCGAAAATGGAAAAGGCTGTTGAAGCACTGAACCATGCGGCCGGATTTATCCAGCATAACATTTCTAAAGATTTGAAGATGCGGGTAACGCCTAAACTGCGCTTTATAGCTGACACTTCAATCCGGAGAGGATTTGAATTAAACGAAAAAATCGACAGTCTGGACATCAGCCCCGATGAAGAATAG
- the pnp gene encoding polyribonucleotide nucleotidyltransferase, whose amino-acid sequence METASFRIGEHDLILETGKMAKQANGAVLAKYAGSSVLATVCCGSKPSEGLDYVPLSVDYNERYYAAGKIPGGFLKREARPKDKEILVSRLIDRPMRPLFYKEFGREIQVVPMTVSSDQIHTPDILGMISAFAAVMISDIPFNGPVAAVRIAHVNDEFVVNPTFQQIEESDMDIVVAGTNDGICMVEGGAKEVSEELMLQAIEKAEIVLKELCQFLEDFAAKCGKEKLPFAKSELTLDKKDEIEKEAYPLMETACFVKGKFERYDAIKQVKKDMFDKYEAEIPEEQVPLFDALFEELEKNILRKSILEKKLRSDGRGPEDIRPITCELDVLQRSHGSALFTRGETQSLGVTTLGSVFDEQIHDDIDGDKRSNFMLHYNFPPYSVGETGRLGTGRREIGHGHLAQRALEGVLPKKEDFPYTIRIVSEILESNGSSSQATICSGSLSLLNAGVPIKSPVAGIAMGLISEGNDFVVISDILGEEDHMGDMDFKVAGTSEGITAFQMDIKISGITVDIMRQALKQAHDGRMHILGIMNQTISEPSKDVSDYAPKIISFKIDVDKIGMIIGPGGKNIKSISEKSGSKVNIDEDGTINIYCREKKGAELAESIIKGLIEEPEVGRVYSGEVKRIMDFGAFIEFLPGKEGLCHISKISKERVASVSDVLKEGQEVRVRLIEQDRMGRLNLSIVDADNEDWKPSAGSSRPPRSGNFRNNRDRDRRN is encoded by the coding sequence ATGGAAACAGCAAGTTTTAGAATCGGGGAACATGATCTGATTCTTGAGACTGGGAAAATGGCAAAACAGGCGAATGGAGCAGTCCTCGCCAAATATGCCGGATCCTCGGTACTGGCTACTGTTTGTTGTGGATCAAAACCGTCAGAGGGACTGGATTATGTCCCTCTTTCTGTTGATTACAATGAGCGCTATTACGCAGCCGGTAAAATACCCGGAGGATTTCTAAAAAGAGAAGCACGGCCTAAAGACAAAGAAATTCTCGTTTCAAGACTGATAGACCGCCCTATGCGGCCTCTTTTCTATAAAGAGTTCGGTAGAGAGATTCAGGTCGTCCCCATGACAGTCTCTTCAGATCAGATTCACACTCCCGATATACTAGGTATGATTTCAGCTTTCGCGGCTGTAATGATATCTGATATACCATTCAACGGACCGGTAGCAGCAGTAAGAATAGCACACGTAAATGACGAGTTTGTGGTTAATCCCACTTTTCAGCAGATCGAAGAGAGTGATATGGATATCGTCGTGGCCGGTACAAATGACGGCATTTGTATGGTCGAAGGCGGAGCGAAGGAAGTCTCTGAAGAATTAATGCTTCAGGCAATTGAGAAAGCTGAAATCGTACTTAAAGAACTCTGTCAGTTCCTTGAGGACTTCGCTGCCAAATGCGGAAAGGAGAAATTGCCTTTCGCAAAAAGCGAACTCACTCTCGATAAAAAAGATGAAATTGAAAAAGAGGCTTATCCTCTGATGGAAACAGCATGTTTCGTTAAAGGTAAGTTTGAAAGATATGACGCTATCAAACAGGTCAAAAAGGATATGTTTGATAAGTATGAAGCAGAAATACCCGAGGAACAGGTTCCTCTTTTTGACGCTCTCTTTGAAGAGTTGGAAAAGAACATTCTGAGAAAGTCCATTCTTGAAAAGAAACTGAGAAGCGATGGAAGAGGTCCTGAGGATATCAGACCGATCACTTGTGAGCTCGATGTTCTTCAGAGAAGCCATGGCAGTGCTCTTTTTACAAGAGGTGAAACCCAGTCTCTCGGAGTTACGACACTCGGAAGCGTTTTCGATGAACAGATCCATGATGATATTGATGGTGATAAGAGATCGAACTTCATGCTTCACTATAATTTTCCTCCTTATTCTGTTGGTGAGACCGGTAGATTGGGGACGGGAAGACGAGAAATCGGACATGGTCACCTTGCTCAAAGAGCTCTCGAAGGCGTTCTTCCTAAAAAAGAAGACTTTCCTTATACAATTCGTATCGTATCTGAGATTCTCGAATCCAACGGATCTTCTTCTCAGGCGACAATCTGTAGCGGATCTCTTTCATTGCTGAATGCAGGAGTCCCTATAAAATCACCTGTTGCCGGTATTGCCATGGGGCTTATTTCAGAAGGCAACGATTTTGTTGTCATCTCCGATATTCTCGGTGAAGAAGACCATATGGGTGATATGGACTTTAAAGTCGCCGGAACTTCTGAAGGTATAACGGCATTCCAGATGGATATCAAAATCTCAGGAATTACTGTAGATATTATGAGACAGGCTCTCAAACAGGCTCATGATGGAAGAATGCACATTCTCGGCATTATGAATCAGACAATTAGTGAGCCGAGCAAAGACGTTTCGGATTATGCTCCCAAAATAATTTCATTCAAAATTGATGTAGATAAGATCGGTATGATAATCGGTCCCGGTGGTAAAAATATTAAATCCATCTCCGAAAAAAGCGGATCTAAAGTCAATATTGACGAAGATGGCACAATCAACATCTACTGTCGTGAAAAGAAAGGTGCAGAACTTGCTGAATCTATCATTAAAGGTCTCATTGAAGAGCCTGAAGTAGGTAGAGTATACAGTGGAGAAGTAAAGAGAATTATGGATTTTGGAGCTTTCATCGAATTCCTCCCCGGAAAAGAAGGACTCTGCCATATCTCAAAAATTTCTAAAGAACGGGTTGCTTCCGTTTCCGATGTTCTTAAAGAAGGACAGGAGGTACGGGTAAGACTCATTGAACAGGACAGAATGGGACGTCTGAACCTCAGTATCGTTGATGCTGATAATGAAGACTGGAAACCCAGTGCCGGTTCATCCCGTCCTCCCAGAAGCGGAAACTTCCGTAATAACAGGGATCGGGATAGAAGAAACTAA
- a CDS encoding LptF/LptG family permease, translated as MRTLRNMVIKQFIPVFIVTMIFFILLLELFDLFANIFQYINNDVPISSILYVSYLYLPKCISFALPISLLFAISYTLGNLYANNELIAVFGSGISLYRFTLPLILIGLSLSIGAFYFDDRVVIPTYKQKNTLSMQLMGLKPSLSNTNVTIISGNGNIIYNLDYYNDESKTMSNVIVIERTDTGRFISRLDAENAKWNNESELWQFNKCRMFTINEETGDVEEQSLSTLSNPEFNEIPDTFRKVTRNIDEMPVEDASSWIASLKKAGLPFRDALTDYYERFSFALTPLIVAVISCALGGKFKKNILLMSLLSSLVLSVVYYVFQMVMSLMAKMGFLPPLAGAWIPVVVFLIVGSALFRTAKT; from the coding sequence GTGAGAACGCTCAGAAATATGGTTATAAAGCAATTTATTCCTGTTTTCATCGTAACGATGATTTTCTTTATCCTACTTCTCGAGTTATTTGATTTATTTGCCAATATCTTTCAGTATATCAATAACGATGTACCCATATCCAGCATTCTTTATGTTTCCTATCTCTATCTTCCTAAGTGTATTTCTTTCGCCTTGCCTATTTCTTTGCTTTTCGCGATCTCCTATACGCTTGGAAACCTCTATGCCAACAATGAATTGATCGCAGTATTCGGTTCCGGTATTTCACTCTACAGATTTACATTGCCACTGATTCTCATAGGTCTGTCGCTAAGCATAGGCGCATTTTATTTTGACGATAGAGTAGTGATTCCCACTTACAAACAGAAAAACACGCTTTCCATGCAGCTGATGGGTTTAAAACCGTCATTGAGTAATACGAATGTTACGATCATCAGCGGAAACGGTAATATTATCTATAATCTTGATTATTACAATGATGAATCAAAAACCATGTCCAATGTTATTGTAATAGAACGGACAGATACCGGTCGTTTTATCAGCCGTCTGGATGCAGAGAATGCAAAATGGAATAATGAATCGGAATTATGGCAGTTTAACAAATGCCGTATGTTTACAATAAATGAAGAAACGGGAGATGTTGAGGAACAGAGTCTGTCGACTCTATCCAATCCTGAATTCAACGAAATTCCCGATACGTTCCGGAAAGTCACCAGAAATATCGATGAAATGCCTGTTGAAGACGCATCATCCTGGATAGCCTCTTTGAAAAAAGCCGGTCTCCCTTTCCGGGATGCTCTGACAGACTATTATGAACGTTTTTCTTTCGCCCTGACTCCTCTTATCGTAGCAGTCATATCCTGCGCCCTCGGAGGAAAATTTAAAAAGAATATTCTGCTTATGAGCCTTCTTTCATCATTAGTCCTTTCTGTAGTATATTATGTCTTTCAAATGGTCATGTCGCTTATGGCAAAGATGGGTTTTCTTCCTCCACTAGCTGGAGCCTGGATTCCTGTTGTCGTTTTTCTAATCGTCGGAAGCGCCTTGTTCCGTACGGCAAAGACCTGA
- the truB gene encoding tRNA pseudouridine(55) synthase TruB, producing MKNSIGGMILLDKPSGITSFNALNSIKRKLDTRKVGHTGTLDKFASGLIVALSGKMTKLVPEFTGLDKEYEALIRFGAETETLDPEGDVIYEAEVPEINEITKAIQQFSGKIKQTPPAYSAVHINGKRAYERVRSGEEVIMPERDVEIYRLNILSWESPFLRISVHCSKGTYIRSLARDLGIAAGSRAYLTELKRISVGPFRLDSATEADAFDEKENLISPNEIFDYMPDIGKLTVSDDLVPLIRSGKEIVFQLLKTETEKTGEYALFDSNMNMLAMLISDGGKVSYRFVC from the coding sequence ATGAAGAATAGCATCGGGGGGATGATTCTTCTCGACAAACCTTCCGGTATCACTTCTTTCAATGCTTTGAACAGTATTAAGAGAAAACTGGATACCCGGAAGGTCGGTCATACAGGAACGCTCGATAAATTTGCTTCAGGATTAATTGTAGCGCTTTCGGGGAAGATGACAAAACTTGTCCCGGAGTTCACCGGATTAGACAAAGAATATGAAGCGCTTATCAGATTCGGGGCAGAAACTGAAACACTTGATCCCGAAGGTGACGTCATATATGAAGCCGAAGTTCCCGAAATAAATGAAATAACTAAAGCCATTCAACAGTTTTCAGGGAAAATTAAACAGACTCCTCCGGCATACTCTGCCGTACACATAAATGGCAAACGCGCCTACGAGAGAGTCCGCTCCGGCGAAGAGGTAATCATGCCGGAACGGGATGTGGAAATCTATCGATTGAATATTCTCTCATGGGAATCTCCCTTTCTCCGTATTTCCGTACATTGCTCTAAAGGAACTTACATAAGATCTCTGGCCAGGGATCTGGGTATAGCTGCAGGAAGCAGGGCTTATCTGACCGAGTTGAAAAGGATATCTGTAGGTCCTTTCCGTCTTGATAGCGCTACGGAAGCCGATGCTTTCGACGAGAAGGAAAACCTCATCAGCCCCAATGAAATTTTTGACTATATGCCGGATATCGGAAAACTGACAGTTAGTGATGACCTGGTTCCCTTGATCAGAAGCGGTAAAGAAATTGTTTTTCAGCTTCTGAAGACAGAAACGGAAAAGACTGGCGAGTACGCTTTGTTTGACAGCAATATGAATATGCTTGCCATGTTAATTTCCGATGGAGGGAAAGTCTCATACAGGTTTGTCTGTTGA
- the dut gene encoding dUTP diphosphatase, whose translation MNRILVKIVGDEKFVPSYSSLFAAGADLKACINNDIMLSPGERALIDTGLKMEIPVGYEAQVRPRSGLAAKHGITVLNTPGTIDSDYRGEVKVILINLGDKEFTIKRGDRIAQIIFAPVTTAEFSLENALDVSERGTGGFGSTGV comes from the coding sequence ATGAACAGAATCCTTGTAAAAATTGTCGGTGATGAAAAATTCGTCCCGTCCTATTCTTCTCTGTTTGCAGCAGGCGCGGATCTTAAAGCCTGTATTAATAATGATATTATGCTTTCTCCTGGAGAAAGAGCTCTTATTGACACTGGCTTGAAAATGGAAATACCTGTTGGTTATGAAGCTCAGGTTCGACCCCGCTCAGGTCTGGCAGCCAAGCATGGTATAACAGTACTGAATACACCGGGAACTATAGATTCCGATTACAGAGGTGAAGTCAAAGTTATACTGATAAATCTTGGTGATAAAGAATTTACGATTAAACGTGGAGACAGAATTGCCCAGATTATCTTTGCTCCAGTGACTACCGCTGAATTTTCACTGGAGAATGCCCTTGATGTTTCTGAAAGAGGTACCGGAGGATTCGGTTCTACGGGAGTGTAA
- a CDS encoding LptF/LptG family permease: protein MKNYKRSYKTIYFFIAKEFFISFLVAFSFFFFIFFVNQLLLMAGEILEKNVSFTIVVKLIIFSLPAIVAIAFPFATLVGALMAVGKLSSDNEILAMECSGISLKRIFLPLVSIGVFFSIFSFIVNDYFLPLGSLQFTRLYKELIYSNPELELESNSIKHYQDSTIITGDISNGIIDNIIIIDRSVENDKRVILAQSGNFRSDAKEEGVISLNLSEVFTHVIETNAKGNFSYSRAGRMIYNILLKDITVSLKNPGPREMSSRDVYTVIREKQIDFNARIVQQKNQVGLARYKLLSSYQEITDHLEDDSFSSKKEILDRNLEKYIRERDKKLEDKSLQIWKLEFYQKMSIPFSCLPFILLAFPLGLFTKRSGKSVGFGIGLLITVIYWVMLIGGRTIGIRTAVSPGLVMWLPNIFIFLIGLILLFRRVRQ from the coding sequence ATGAAGAATTACAAGAGAAGCTATAAAACGATTTACTTCTTTATCGCAAAAGAATTTTTTATCTCTTTTTTGGTGGCTTTCAGTTTCTTTTTCTTTATTTTTTTTGTGAACCAGCTGTTGCTGATGGCAGGAGAAATACTTGAAAAAAACGTATCGTTCACGATTGTAGTCAAGTTGATCATTTTTTCTCTTCCTGCCATTGTCGCTATCGCTTTCCCTTTTGCCACCCTGGTCGGGGCGTTAATGGCCGTGGGAAAGCTATCCTCTGACAATGAAATTCTTGCAATGGAATGCAGTGGAATATCATTGAAAAGAATATTTCTCCCGCTCGTATCCATAGGGGTATTTTTCTCGATTTTTTCTTTTATAGTGAATGACTATTTTCTTCCACTGGGCTCTTTGCAGTTCACACGTCTTTATAAAGAGCTGATATATTCCAACCCCGAGCTTGAACTGGAGTCTAATTCCATAAAGCACTACCAGGACAGCACAATCATTACAGGTGATATCTCAAATGGAATCATTGATAATATTATCATTATTGACCGTTCCGTAGAAAATGATAAGAGAGTCATATTAGCTCAATCCGGGAATTTCCGGAGCGATGCCAAAGAGGAAGGGGTCATATCGCTGAACTTATCAGAGGTTTTCACCCATGTTATAGAAACGAATGCTAAAGGGAATTTTTCCTATTCCCGTGCCGGCAGAATGATTTACAACATCCTTCTCAAAGATATTACCGTTTCTCTGAAAAATCCCGGTCCCAGAGAGATGAGCTCTCGGGATGTTTATACGGTCATAAGGGAAAAACAGATAGATTTCAATGCTAGAATTGTGCAACAAAAGAACCAGGTCGGTCTGGCCAGATATAAATTGTTGTCATCATATCAGGAAATAACGGATCATTTGGAAGATGATTCTTTTTCTTCAAAAAAGGAAATATTGGATAGAAATCTCGAAAAATATATCAGAGAAAGAGACAAAAAGCTGGAAGATAAATCTTTACAGATCTGGAAACTGGAATTCTATCAGAAAATGTCAATTCCTTTCTCCTGTTTACCTTTTATCCTTCTCGCTTTTCCATTGGGTTTGTTTACGAAAAGAAGCGGAAAATCCGTAGGCTTCGGTATTGGATTGTTAATTACAGTCATATACTGGGTCATGCTGATCGGCGGAAGGACAATTGGAATCAGGACAGCGGTTTCACCGGGCTTAGTTATGTGGCTTCCCAATATCTTTATATTCCTAATTGGTCTAATACTACTGTTCAGGAGAGTGCGACAGTGA